In Desulfobulbus oralis, one DNA window encodes the following:
- a CDS encoding glycyl-radical enzyme activating protein → MSMEGIVYNIQRMSTKDGPGLRTTVFLKGCPLHCPWCSNPESQSFKPQLLVFSNLCVGCGACEKTCPNGAVIRTGNTFNRDRAICTDCGACVEVCPSQAREMSGMRMTVAEVMQVVDSDSIFYSNSGGGVTFGGGEPTAAGDFLVALIDACRSRGYHTCLDTCGVCEPVRFRKIMEKIELFLFDCKHMDPVEHKRLTGLDNTLILHNLHNLFEAGKELRIRVPLMPGINDTDENIGAMAEFLHRHGCFAVDVLPCHTFGFNKYRALNLSPPELLPYKPEELEAALARFRRHGLRVTIAK, encoded by the coding sequence ATGAGCATGGAGGGCATTGTTTACAATATCCAACGGATGTCCACGAAAGACGGGCCTGGCCTGCGCACCACGGTCTTCCTCAAAGGCTGCCCGCTGCACTGCCCCTGGTGCAGCAATCCGGAATCCCAGAGCTTCAAGCCGCAACTCCTGGTCTTCTCCAATCTCTGCGTGGGTTGCGGTGCCTGCGAAAAGACCTGCCCGAACGGTGCGGTGATCAGAACCGGCAACACCTTTAACCGCGACCGCGCCATCTGCACCGATTGCGGCGCCTGCGTCGAGGTCTGCCCAAGCCAGGCGCGCGAAATGTCTGGCATGCGGATGACGGTGGCAGAGGTCATGCAGGTGGTGGACAGTGACAGCATCTTTTACAGCAACTCCGGCGGCGGGGTCACCTTTGGCGGCGGCGAGCCCACAGCGGCGGGGGATTTCCTTGTCGCGCTCATCGACGCCTGCAGAAGCCGAGGTTACCATACCTGCCTGGATACCTGCGGTGTTTGCGAGCCTGTGCGTTTCAGGAAGATCATGGAGAAAATCGAACTCTTCCTCTTTGACTGCAAGCATATGGACCCGGTTGAGCATAAGCGGCTGACCGGCCTGGATAACACACTGATTCTGCACAACCTGCACAACCTTTTCGAGGCAGGAAAGGAGCTGCGTATCCGGGTGCCGCTCATGCCCGGGATCAACGATACGGATGAAAATATCGGGGCCATGGCCGAGTTCCTGCACAGACACGGCTGCTTTGCAGTCGATGTGCTGCCCTGCCACACCTTTGGCTTCAATAAGTACAGGGCGCTGAATCTCTCACCGCCGGAGCTGCTGCCCTATAAGCCGGAAGAGCTGGAGGCCGCGCTGGCGAGATTTCGGCGACACGGGCTCAGGGTGACGATCGCCAAGTGA
- a CDS encoding ErpA-related iron-sulfur cluster insertion protein (Members of this family, many of which are selenoproteins, show homology to the iron-sulfur cluster insertion ErpA that was described in Escherichia coli.) translates to MLQVTIVPEVAAKLKELLAEDEDAVFRIRETKVGGGCKSRIELRISPDEREDPDEEQEIRVDGLPIVVSNDMIDSYGERYTVFVDEHNMPGVGAE, encoded by the coding sequence ATGTTGCAGGTCACGATTGTACCCGAGGTTGCGGCAAAATTGAAAGAGCTGCTGGCAGAAGATGAGGACGCGGTATTCCGCATTCGCGAAACCAAAGTCGGCGGTGGCTGCAAGAGTCGCATCGAGTTGCGCATCAGCCCCGATGAGCGCGAGGATCCTGATGAGGAACAGGAGATCAGGGTTGACGGGCTGCCCATAGTGGTCTCCAATGACATGATCGACAGCTATGGCGAGAGGTACACCGTGTTTGTCGACGAACACAACATGCCAGGCGTCGGGGCGGAATAA
- a CDS encoding DUF4037 domain-containing protein — translation MAENLASGLELSRRFYAACREMLWADIPEIMGSAAVGLVGEGSECFGFDDGYSRDHDWGPAFCIWLPRELLQEQSLRLEAALARLPRSFAGFPTRMRPEQRMGRVGPLAIEDFYARLGIPTLPETWQDWRALPEYALAVATNGAVFADGSGLFSLWRRRLLDFYPDGVFRKKIAARCMFMAQAGQYNLPRCLQRGDLGSVFLAAGRFAEAALSMAFLLNRRYMPFYKWACRAATLLPRLGGETAGLVTRLAAARWDEPAWARQTLAAIENLCSEVADELRCQELVQDEGNWLWPLGIAVQKSIREPALRALDAMRD, via the coding sequence ATGGCGGAAAATTTGGCAAGCGGGCTGGAGCTGTCGCGGCGCTTCTATGCCGCCTGCAGGGAGATGTTGTGGGCGGATATCCCCGAAATTATGGGCAGTGCCGCTGTGGGGCTGGTGGGTGAGGGCTCGGAATGTTTCGGTTTTGACGACGGGTATTCGCGTGATCATGACTGGGGCCCCGCCTTTTGTATCTGGCTGCCTCGCGAGCTTCTGCAGGAGCAGTCCTTACGCCTGGAGGCGGCTCTGGCCCGGCTGCCCCGGAGTTTTGCAGGTTTTCCCACCCGCATGCGGCCGGAGCAGCGTATGGGCCGGGTTGGCCCGCTGGCCATCGAGGATTTTTACGCGCGCCTTGGCATTCCCACCCTGCCTGAAACCTGGCAGGATTGGCGTGCCCTGCCCGAATATGCGCTGGCCGTGGCCACGAACGGTGCGGTTTTTGCGGATGGCTCTGGTCTGTTCAGTTTATGGCGCAGGCGTTTGCTCGATTTTTATCCGGATGGCGTGTTCCGCAAGAAAATCGCCGCGCGCTGTATGTTCATGGCCCAAGCCGGACAGTACAACCTGCCCCGCTGTCTGCAGCGGGGTGATCTGGGGTCGGTCTTTCTGGCTGCCGGGCGTTTTGCCGAGGCGGCCCTGTCCATGGCCTTTTTGCTGAACCGGCGCTACATGCCCTTTTACAAGTGGGCCTGCCGCGCCGCCACGCTCCTGCCCAGGCTGGGCGGCGAAACTGCAGGGCTGGTGACCCGTTTGGCCGCTGCCCGTTGGGACGAGCCGGCATGGGCGCGGCAGACGCTCGCGGCGATCGAAAATCTCTGCTCTGAGGTGGCGGACGAACTGCGCTGCCAGGAACTGGTGCAAGACGAGGGCAACTGGCTCTGGCCGCTGGGTATTGCCGTACAAAAAAGCATTCGCGAACCCGCACTGCGCGCGCTGGATGCCATGCGGGACTGA
- a CDS encoding glycyl radical protein, with protein MGIKQPRGYAIDWSTLEQRITDLKASLLDTSQNMDPERLQYLVETYEECKGESVFITRARLFEKVLTNKKIYLDGNPIVGSLAGGTAMIYAYPEWQCNWIKDDLDSDKLALSSLGEVRFSDDTKETLKKVYKTWKGKTTYDRANKMYKELYGKNAELLVKCGWIYPVNDNSTGSGVADYPVVLQKGIRGLLEDVDAAYQALPKHATNWRKIEFYRACKIALNAVITYAHRYADLAEESARAETDPQKQAELMEIAEVCRQVPELPPRNFREAIQSFWFTHCCIEIEQCGCGHSLGRYGQYMYPFYKKDIDAGTLTRDQALTLLKCQWVKHLEIAVYQGDAYAKAFSGHTGQTISLGGYTADGDDASNELEMLLMDTQIAMHNIQPTLALFYTPKMKPEYLEKAVDVVRHGTGQPQFMNMDAAVARSLVRFASRGITLDEARTLPVIFGCVGTGIQGKGSYVTFEGQPNLAKLVEFVMYNGFDPHTRKQVFPEVKAAEDCATFEELYQTLLVHMDHAYDAQRKISDLGNSTREEIVPNIFRSCLLDGCIESGLCEEAGGPRYSQSLCITSTGIDAVNSLYGIKHLIYDTKKLSWAQLKEALAANFEGFAEIQKMCYEAPKHGNDIEDVDQLTRRFFRDVERIYRSHGPDYFGYEAHMDPFSLSYHNYFAPMTGALPNGRRKGVALTDASVSAMPGTDTHGSTALIKSAARAIDTVRNNCNHMNMKFLPSALEGPAGSRMLLNLIKTYFDLGGGHIQFNCVSSETLRDAKVKPQDYKDLVVRVAGFSSYFTRLYEGVQDEIIKRTEYNNQGEGAA; from the coding sequence ATGGGCATAAAACAACCTAGGGGTTATGCGATCGATTGGAGCACCCTGGAGCAGCGGATCACCGACCTGAAAGCGTCCCTGCTGGACACGTCGCAGAACATGGATCCGGAGCGGCTGCAATATCTGGTCGAGACCTATGAGGAGTGCAAGGGCGAAAGTGTTTTCATCACCCGCGCCAGACTGTTCGAGAAAGTGCTGACCAACAAGAAGATCTATCTTGACGGCAACCCGATCGTGGGCAGTCTTGCCGGCGGCACGGCCATGATTTACGCCTACCCGGAATGGCAGTGCAACTGGATCAAGGACGATCTGGATTCCGACAAACTGGCCCTGTCTTCCCTTGGCGAGGTCCGCTTCTCCGACGATACCAAGGAGACGCTGAAGAAGGTCTACAAGACCTGGAAAGGCAAAACGACCTACGATCGCGCCAACAAGATGTACAAAGAGCTGTACGGCAAAAACGCCGAGCTGCTGGTCAAATGCGGCTGGATCTATCCTGTGAACGACAACTCCACCGGTTCCGGCGTGGCCGACTATCCGGTCGTCCTGCAAAAAGGCATCCGCGGCCTGCTTGAAGACGTGGATGCCGCGTACCAGGCCCTGCCGAAGCACGCGACCAACTGGAGAAAGATCGAATTTTATCGTGCCTGCAAGATCGCTCTGAACGCGGTCATCACCTATGCGCACCGCTACGCCGACCTGGCAGAGGAAAGTGCCAGGGCGGAAACCGATCCGCAAAAGCAGGCAGAACTCATGGAGATCGCCGAAGTCTGTCGCCAGGTGCCCGAACTCCCGCCCCGCAACTTCCGCGAAGCCATCCAGTCCTTCTGGTTCACGCATTGCTGCATCGAGATCGAACAGTGCGGCTGCGGCCATTCGCTTGGGCGCTACGGCCAGTACATGTATCCTTTCTACAAGAAGGATATCGATGCAGGCACGCTGACACGGGATCAGGCGCTGACGCTCCTGAAATGCCAGTGGGTCAAGCATCTTGAAATCGCCGTGTACCAGGGCGACGCCTATGCCAAGGCATTCTCCGGACATACGGGCCAGACCATTTCCCTGGGCGGCTACACCGCCGACGGCGACGACGCATCCAACGAGCTGGAAATGCTCCTTATGGATACACAGATCGCCATGCATAACATCCAGCCCACCCTGGCGCTGTTCTACACGCCGAAGATGAAACCGGAGTATCTGGAGAAGGCGGTGGACGTTGTCCGTCATGGCACAGGTCAGCCCCAGTTTATGAACATGGACGCCGCCGTGGCCCGTTCGCTGGTGCGTTTCGCCTCCCGCGGCATCACCCTGGACGAGGCCCGCACCCTGCCGGTTATCTTCGGCTGCGTGGGCACCGGCATCCAGGGCAAGGGCTCCTATGTCACCTTTGAGGGTCAGCCGAACCTGGCCAAACTGGTCGAATTCGTCATGTATAACGGCTTTGATCCGCATACCCGCAAGCAGGTCTTCCCCGAGGTCAAAGCCGCTGAAGACTGCGCGACCTTCGAGGAACTGTACCAAACCCTGCTTGTGCACATGGATCACGCCTATGACGCGCAGCGCAAGATCAGCGATCTGGGCAACAGCACACGTGAAGAGATCGTGCCGAACATCTTCCGCTCCTGTCTGCTTGATGGCTGCATCGAGTCGGGCCTCTGTGAGGAAGCGGGCGGGCCCAGGTATTCGCAGTCGCTGTGCATCACGTCTACCGGTATCGACGCGGTCAACTCGCTGTATGGCATCAAGCACCTGATCTATGATACGAAGAAGCTGAGCTGGGCGCAGTTGAAAGAGGCCCTGGCCGCCAACTTCGAGGGCTTTGCCGAGATTCAGAAGATGTGCTACGAGGCGCCAAAGCACGGCAATGACATCGAGGATGTGGATCAACTGACCCGTCGTTTCTTCCGCGACGTGGAGCGCATCTACCGTTCGCACGGTCCGGACTACTTCGGCTACGAGGCGCACATGGATCCCTTCTCCCTGTCGTACCACAACTACTTCGCCCCGATGACCGGCGCCCTGCCCAATGGCCGCAGGAAGGGCGTGGCCCTGACCGACGCGAGCGTGTCCGCCATGCCCGGCACCGACACCCACGGCAGCACCGCATTGATCAAGTCTGCAGCGCGCGCCATCGACACGGTGCGCAACAACTGCAACCATATGAATATGAAGTTCCTGCCTTCCGCCCTGGAAGGCCCTGCTGGCAGCCGTATGCTGCTCAACCTGATCAAGACCTACTTCGATCTGGGCGGCGGTCATATCCAGTTTAACTGCGTCTCCTCGGAGACCCTGCGGGACGCCAAGGTGAAGCCGCAGGACTACAAGGATCTGGTCGTGCGTGTGGCCGGCTTCTCGTCATACTTCACCCGCCTGTATGAGGGTGTGCAGGACGAGATCATCAAACGGACCGAGTACAACAACCAGGGCGAGGGCGCGGCCTGA
- a CDS encoding ABC-F family ATP-binding cassette domain-containing protein — MGLVGVNGAGKSTLMRTMCGLADSDPGVITRASWFTVAYLPQEPKLTDSGRTLYEEAERAFDAVLAQQKKLETLHRDLADLDPNDPRMDSLLQRQGELQHALEESGVFNMQPRIERVLFGLGFKSQDLARPVNQFSGGWVMRLLLAKLLLQQPALLLLDEPTNHLDLDSLTWLEDFLQQYQGAIMLISHDRSFLDHITSTTWELSLGKLTVYRGNYSHYVLEKAQRLEQERAAYENQQAMIRQTERFITRFRYKATKARQVQSRVKQLEKLEMIELADTERSIHFSFPPAAPSGRDMLTLKDVGKRFGDRELFHGLSFTLRRGDKLGVIGVNGAGKTTFLKMLAGLEAAEGAIRYGHNVVLSYFGQHQAQELAGERSVVDTVYSAAADLSISQVRSLLGAFLFTGEAVEKQVRVLSGGEKSRVALAKILVRPANLLLLDEPTNHLDMSSQEVLQEAMARYEGSIIVVSHNRFFVNAFVNKVLEIKDGSATIYEGNVDDYLEHRRLAAEREQAQVQVNTRDTGAAEAEPERSGDRRQQRRQRAQERQALNKKLGPWKKRNEEAEAEINREEARKKELEELMASPDLYGDQARWAEISREYAQVQRHVERAYQKWAEAQEAMAAIEAGEE; from the coding sequence GTCCACGCTCATGCGCACCATGTGTGGTCTGGCGGACAGCGACCCGGGCGTCATCACCAGGGCGAGCTGGTTTACCGTAGCCTATCTGCCCCAGGAGCCAAAGCTCACGGACAGCGGCCGCACACTTTACGAGGAGGCGGAACGTGCCTTTGATGCGGTGCTGGCTCAACAAAAAAAACTGGAGACCCTGCACCGGGATCTGGCCGATCTGGATCCGAACGACCCCAGGATGGACAGCCTCCTGCAAAGGCAGGGCGAGCTGCAGCATGCGCTGGAGGAAAGCGGGGTATTCAACATGCAGCCGCGCATTGAGCGGGTACTCTTTGGTCTGGGCTTCAAATCCCAGGATCTTGCCCGTCCGGTGAACCAGTTTTCCGGCGGCTGGGTGATGCGGCTGCTTTTAGCCAAACTCCTCCTGCAGCAGCCGGCGCTGCTGTTGCTGGACGAGCCCACGAACCATCTGGACCTGGATTCCCTGACCTGGCTGGAGGATTTCCTCCAGCAGTATCAGGGCGCCATTATGCTGATTTCCCATGACCGCAGCTTCCTGGATCACATCACCAGCACGACCTGGGAACTGAGCCTCGGCAAACTGACCGTATACCGCGGCAACTACTCCCACTACGTGCTGGAAAAGGCCCAGCGGCTGGAGCAGGAACGCGCCGCCTACGAGAACCAGCAGGCCATGATCCGCCAGACCGAGCGCTTCATCACCCGCTTCCGCTACAAGGCCACCAAGGCCCGGCAGGTGCAAAGCCGGGTGAAGCAGCTCGAAAAGCTGGAGATGATCGAGCTTGCGGACACGGAGCGGAGCATCCATTTCAGCTTTCCTCCTGCTGCGCCCTCTGGTCGCGATATGCTCACACTCAAGGATGTGGGCAAGCGTTTCGGCGACAGAGAGCTCTTTCATGGCCTCTCGTTTACGCTCAGGCGGGGCGACAAGCTGGGCGTGATCGGCGTGAATGGAGCCGGCAAGACCACCTTCCTCAAAATGCTGGCCGGTCTCGAAGCGGCCGAGGGGGCAATCAGGTACGGCCACAATGTGGTGCTCTCCTATTTCGGCCAGCATCAGGCCCAGGAACTGGCGGGCGAACGCTCGGTTGTGGACACGGTTTATAGTGCGGCTGCAGACTTGAGCATCTCCCAGGTGCGCTCGCTTTTGGGCGCCTTTCTCTTTACCGGCGAGGCGGTGGAAAAGCAGGTGCGGGTGCTCTCCGGGGGAGAAAAATCCCGGGTTGCCCTGGCAAAAATACTGGTCCGGCCTGCCAACCTGCTGCTGCTGGACGAGCCCACGAACCACCTGGACATGAGTTCGCAGGAGGTTTTGCAGGAGGCCATGGCCCGCTACGAGGGCAGCATCATAGTGGTGTCGCACAACCGTTTTTTTGTGAACGCCTTTGTCAACAAGGTGCTGGAGATCAAGGACGGCAGCGCCACGATATACGAAGGCAATGTCGACGACTATCTGGAGCACAGGCGGCTTGCGGCAGAACGGGAACAGGCGCAGGTCCAGGTGAACACCAGGGATACGGGCGCTGCCGAGGCGGAGCCGGAGCGCAGCGGCGACCGCAGGCAACAACGCCGCCAGCGCGCCCAGGAGCGGCAGGCGCTGAACAAAAAACTCGGCCCCTGGAAGAAGCGGAACGAAGAGGCCGAAGCGGAAATTAACCGGGAAGAGGCCAGAAAAAAGGAGCTGGAAGAGCTGATGGCATCTCCCGATCTCTACGGCGATCAGGCCAGATGGGCGGAGATCAGCCGGGAATACGCCCAGGTGCAACGCCACGTGGAACGGGCTTACCAGAAATGGGCAGAGGCCCAGGAGGCCATGGCCGCTATCGAGGCAGGGGAGGAGTGA